One genomic region from Stackebrandtia nassauensis DSM 44728 encodes:
- the arfB gene encoding alternative ribosome rescue aminoacyl-tRNA hydrolase ArfB, with the protein MTDPLRVSDSVVVPESELEWRFSRSSGPGGQSVNTTDSRVELSLDLTTTTALSEPLRQRALERLAFRLVDGRITVAASEHRSQLRNREAAAQRLAQLLREATAAPPKKRRPTKPSKRAKQRRLDAKKHRGQIKRLRRGED; encoded by the coding sequence ATGACGGACCCGCTGCGGGTCAGCGACTCCGTCGTCGTACCCGAATCCGAACTGGAATGGCGCTTCTCCCGCTCCTCGGGGCCGGGCGGCCAAAGCGTCAACACCACCGACAGTCGCGTCGAACTCAGCCTCGACCTGACGACCACCACCGCGCTGTCCGAACCGCTGCGCCAGCGCGCCCTGGAACGGCTCGCCTTCCGCCTCGTCGACGGCCGCATCACGGTCGCCGCCAGCGAACACCGCTCCCAACTGCGCAACCGCGAGGCCGCCGCCCAGCGCCTGGCCCAACTGCTGCGCGAGGCCACCGCCGCGCCCCCCAAGAAACGCCGCCCCACCAAACCCAGCAAGCGCGCCAAACAGCGACGGCTGGACGCCAAGAAACACCGCGGTCAGATCAAACGGCTGCGACGCGGCGAAGACTGA